The sequence below is a genomic window from Euwallacea similis isolate ESF13 chromosome 1, ESF131.1, whole genome shotgun sequence.
GCGGCCTTAGAATGCAGACTGAGGCACTCTAAAGGGGCTGAGTACACCGATGAAAGCCTCTTCTCGGTCACAGAGTCCTATAGAGCTCATTAGAGCTCCATTATAGTTGGTAGTATTAGACCTACGTAACTAACTGAAACTAACCTGCCTATACTGCAAAAAAGTTCCATTCAGAATATTCATTAAACGAGCATTGAAATCCCATTACTTGATCTCATTGAAGCTGTTCAATTACCATCGACATATACACAAAAGCCTGAACGGCTATCGCTTCAACAGCCACAATTTTCAGTTACCGGCCCTAATTTCATAAAGGACGCTTTGGTTCCATGGTCATTGTTCCCTCAAACTTTACCGCTTTAATTTGACTATTAACTAAAATTAACAGAACTTACTTAAACAGACAACTAATCGCTCCTTAAAGGTCCAGGAGAACTCCAAATGGACAAAACTCCTCACCCCCCAACCCACAATCCCAatcgtgaaaaaaaaaaataactttacgACCAAATGCCGCGATGGAAAGTTTTCCGAAAGAAAAATCGTTGGAAGTTTCCAATCTAGAGCGCGCTTCTGAGAGCGTCAACGTCGGTGTCAGCGTGTGACTGAGCGGCGTCTCATGGAGGCGCCGCGACGCTGGACGGCTCCGGCGTAGATGCTCTGGAGATAGAATTAGATGGATTATATAAATACGAGGGATAATGCGAAATTATATTTAAGGGCCTGTATACACCCAGGTAATAGTGGCATCTAGGGCAGAAATGGTGGGTGTTCCTGCAAGACTTGAGGCAAAAGGGGACAAGGCAACAGGGCCAGCACAAGCACATGCACAGGACTACGGACAGTATATAGGATAAGGTGGACCTTTCTGTGTAGATGGTGGAGACCACAATCACTCTGCAATGGGGACAGGATACGTACAGAGGGTTTGGGCCTAGGGAGAAGGAGTCGGCTGTAAATTGCTGGACGTCACGATGGGTTACACATGGAAAGGGACGGCTTACCAGATATCATACTGAGGTTATCACTTTCCCTTCCATGGATTTCTGCGTAAGAAGGAGGAGGTTGTCTAGTAATAAAAGGTATGGAGGGGTAGGTGCTGGAAGGGAAGTGACTCACTGCAGGTCCTAGTTTCAGTACAGTGGAGTAGGAGGGAGGCATGTGACCTCCGCTTTGCTCAAAAGAACTTTTCAGGATAAAGCTTTCGTGGTGCTGCATGGTGGTGGAATTAACTaaacctaaaaattaatttccccaCAGAAATATTATACCGACATAATGAACGTATCAACCTGTGAGCATCAACATGTCAGTTCTGGGACTGCGCAGGTTGACCTGAGACGTAGCCAACCTCCCCTCAAACTGATCAGAGGATTCGGGCTGCCTGGCATCTTCGCTTCTAGCGGAGTTATTCGGGCATGACCTGAGGGCCACAACATGGGACTCATCAGAGATAGTGGGGCTCAAATCTATAGTATTCACCACCTCGGAGAAGCTCGAACTCGTTCTCTGGACTGTCTCGCTTCCATTGTCCATCTCTCATGACACTGACAATGTCAGCGACCTAACTCGAAATTTCCAGTTTTCGAACGATTTTGCTGGCCCCGAGATGCTTCATTTGAGGAAAAAGAAAAGCAATTATTGAATGGATACCTCTCTGTATTGTCAAATATGCGGAGAAACGTTCTCCTTCAATCCAGAATGTCTACAGACCTTGGGAGAGCATCTATTGCTGAAGCATCCCAATGTGGAAGTGATCCATTTCttcaacaataatttatgCCATTGCCATAGTTCTTCGTCCGGTAACAACCTATCCACTGGTGAGTCCCCTATGGAGGGAGAAAGATTCCTTtgaaagtcgttttttttgtAGGTCCAAGGACCAGTATGCCTTGTAAATTCCAGAGCCTTCATAAACCTAAAGACCGACTGACGTCAAAGTGCTTTTTTAAGACTACTGGTGAGTGCCAGTTTGGGCGAGGTTACTCATTCGCAGTCAGTACAGGGTGATGCATTTTCAATTGTCTTCGCCGGGTATctatgtatcaattattagtGAGGACATGAAGATGAGGATTCGCGAACGTGGTACAAGATGGTGAGCAGCGAATTTAAACCACCCTCTAGAGTAACGGTAGTGAATCGGCGTGATTCGATTGAGAGGAATTATGAGGCACATTGGATTCCAGGCATCAAATCTCGACCTTCCTCTCGAAGTAATGTCTAACAGTGGTTGCGGGGGATCCAGGGAGAAGAGAGGGAATGAGCTCAATCGGTGGGTTTCCCAAGGGATACCAACCCGACATCATGTAGGCAAACAGGGCCGCCGTAGTATCACGCTCACATGTTTGGTTGCACATTCTCTAatcctctataaaaaaaaaacaataaaaaagcaaaaatgcaTCAAACCGCAGTAGTACTCTGCGCAAGATAGACCCAGAAGTGACCTTAGGCGCATTACTAATCAAAGACAGAATCGCTATATACACTTAACAATACGGCGAAATCTTACTATGACAATATCAGAGCTTCGAAGGGAAATTAGACATGCCCTTGGAATTGCTATATCTTATTTAACGCTAAGATCAATCGTTCAGTTTAGTTTGAGATATCGACTAATAAGAGTTCTTCTGCTATAACATCAACACAGACTTCGTCGATTGCGGTGG
It includes:
- the LOC136410603 gene encoding uncharacterized protein, whose translation is MDNGSETVQRTSSSFSEVVNTIDLSPTISDESHVVALRSCPNNSARSEDARQPESSDQFEGRLATSQVNLRSPRTDMLMLTGLVNSTTMQHHESFILKSSFEQSGGHMPPSYSTVLKLGPAVSHFPSSTYPSIPFITRQPPPSYAEIHGRESDNLSMISADSFSLGPNPLYVSCPHCRVIVVSTIYTERSTLSYILSVVLCMCLCWPCCLVPFCLKSCRNTHHFCPRCHYYLGVYRPLNIISHYPSYLYNPSNSISRASTPEPSSVAAPP